One window from the genome of Cryptomeria japonica chromosome 6, Sugi_1.0, whole genome shotgun sequence encodes:
- the LOC131051077 gene encoding uncharacterized protein LOC131051077, translating into MAELETPLPEDIKLMQCGHLNNHHQVFAPIIAECKTDGAVARLNCANSGDCELKIGAHSQENLTGFCPCEKAGEKSEFVNSVLGFKFGCLKVSDSSALLDSKDVVGMDLVGKEDQGLDLEAGRDFYSGVGTFWGSARRLFGNALDKFMPGDTIQSFDGSIAEAKKILPTFCNNADLDMGKPVAENLESKVAVSKSKCKNGENYRNTKLIGTERLRNENGSRHIKHSNKKPPRPPRPPRPPKETTDPSQEDLVKAMLRRAKLERIAHLKEKQIAKSKASNISAWALAFTLCFCFVLIFQGVFSQGNGSVQISPEAAVQESTLSVHKYVNHATNAESLHAMEQGQPSGSLYHVGYAMDKAGSIESNQGS; encoded by the exons ATGGCTGAGTTGGAAACTCCTCTTCCAGAGGATATAAAACTTATGCAATGTGGTCATCTGAATAACCATCACCAAGTTTTTGCCCCAATCATTGCAGAATGCAAAACAGATGGGGCAGTTGCGAGGCTTAATTGTGCCAATTCGGGTGATTGTGAGTTGAAAATTGGTGCACACTCACAAGAGAATTTGACTGGTTTTTGCCCTTGTGAGAAGGCTGGGGAGAAATCAGAATTTGTAAATAGTGTCTTGGGTTTTAAATTTGGGTGCCTTAAAGTGTCAGATTCAAGCGCCTTGCTTGACAGCAAAGATGTTGTGGGTATGGATCTGGTTGGGAAAGAGGATCAGGGACTAGATCTAGAAGCTGGTAGGGATTTTTATAGTGGGGTTGGCACTTTTTGGGGTTCTGCAAGGAGACTATTTGGGAACGCCTTAGATAAATTCATGCCAGGAGATACTATTCAGAGCTTTGATGGGTCAATTGCAGAGGCCAAAAAAATTCTACCCACATTTTGTAATAATGCAGACTTGGATATGGGTAAGCCTGTGGCAGAGAACCTTGAGTCCAAGGTTGCAGTTTCGAAATCAAAATGTAAGAATGGAGAAAACTACAGAAATACAAAGTTGATAGGTACTGAGAGGTTGAGGAATGAAAATGGCAGCCGTCACATTAAACACAGTAATAAGAAGCCTCCTAGGCCCCCAAGGCCTCCCAGACCACCAAAGGAAACCACAGATCCTTCACAGGAGGATCTTGTGAAGGCTATGTTAAGGAGAGCCAAATTGGAAAGGATTGCCCATCTGAAAGAAAAGCAAATTGCAAAATCTAAGGCATCCAATATAAGTGCCTGGGCTCTTGCATTCACTCTGTGCTTCTGTTTTGTACTAATTTTTCAAG GTGTATTTTCACAAGGTAATGGTAGTGTTCAAATCTCACCAGAAGCAGCAGTACAAGAAAGTACACTCTCTGTACATAAGTATGTTAACCATGCTACCAATGCTGAATCTTTGCATGCAAT